Sequence from the Piscinibacter sp. HJYY11 genome:
TGAAGAAGCTCGTGTCGGGCGTGACCGCGAGCCGTGCCTTCATCGAGGCGGCGATCGAGCAGCAGGCCGATGCGGTCATCGTGCACCACGGTCTCTTCTGGCGTGGCCATGATGGCCGCCTCACCGGGTGGCTGAAGGCGCGGGTCGAGTTGTTGATGGCGCATGGCATCAACCTCTACGCCTACCACCTGCCACTGGATGCACACCCGGAGCTCGGCAACAACGCGCAGCTCGGCGCCAAGCTGAAACTGGTGCCCGATGGCCGCTTCGGCGAGCAGGACATCGGCTTCATCGGCGCACCGGTTCAGCCGCTCACCACCGCGGCGCTGAAAGCCATGCTGACCTACCGGCTCGGCCGTGAGCCGGTGATGGTGGAAGGGCGGCCGGGTGTGACGCTTCAGCGCATCGCCTGGTGCACCGGGGGCGCACAGGGCTACTTCGAATCGGCCATCGCGGCTGGCGCCGAGGCC
This genomic interval carries:
- a CDS encoding Nif3-like dinuclear metal center hexameric protein, coding for MASRSDIETYLGALLDVGKFRDYGPNGLQVEGKPEVKKLVSGVTASRAFIEAAIEQQADAVIVHHGLFWRGHDGRLTGWLKARVELLMAHGINLYAYHLPLDAHPELGNNAQLGAKLKLVPDGRFGEQDIGFIGAPVQPLTTAALKAMLTYRLGREPVMVEGRPGVTLQRIAWCTGGAQGYFESAIAAGAEAYITGEISEPQAHLARETGVSFFACGHHATERYGAPALGAHVAEKFGLEHQFIEIDNPA